The region ACCGAGGCGGCAAAGCTTCTCGAGCGCCTGAAGGCGATGGGGGAGGGGATCGCGATCGGCTCCCGTGGGTTGGCGGGGTCGAACGTCGAGATCCGTCAGAACGCGCTCCGCGAGCTGATGGGGCGCACCTTCAACCTGGTCGTGCGGTCGATGACGGGGCTGCCCTTTCGCGACACTCAGTGTGGCTTCAAAGCGATGTCGCGGCGCATCGCCGAGCCCATCTTCCGGCGCGCCCGCGTGGACCGCTTCTCGTGGGACGTCGAAATACTGTATGTCGCCAGAAAGCGCGGCGTGAAGATCGAGGAGATCCCGGTGACGTGGCGGAACGCGCCGGGCTCGAAGGTGGGGATCCTCAGCGCGCCGATCGAGATGCTGCGCGACGTGATCCGCATCCGCCGCTGGTACCGGCAGGGGGTGTACGACCCCCCCGAGGGGAGTGGGAGCTCTGGAAGCCTGGGATGAGCCGGCGGTCGGCCCTGGGCGCTTCATGGGCCGGGTGCAGTCCGTCGCGGCGCTCGCGCGCCTGCTGCGGAAGGGCGCGAGCGTGATGGTCCTCGGCGGGGCGAAGATTGGGAAAACGTCGCTGGTGAGGCAGGTCGCTCTGGAGCTGGGGGAGGATTCCCCGACTCTCTTCGTGGACGACGCGGACTCGCTCGCCGCACCGGAGGGGCCTGCGACGATTTGCCTGACCACGTCCACGCCCTGGCGCCTCCCCCCGGAGCTCGCCGTGAAGCTCAAACCCTTTCCGATGGCCGTCTGGGATCGCCGATTGACCGGAGCCCTGATCGCGCGGTTCGCTCCCGATGCACCGACGGCCACCGTCTCGCGCATCGTCTCTCTCGCGGGCGGCCATCCGTTTCTTCTCAAGGGGCTTCTCTCGCAAGGGGCGGACATCGATGCCGCACTCGAGGCGTGCCGCCCGAGGTTCGAGGCCGCCTTCGCCGCGTGGTTGGAGGAGATGTCGCCGGACGCGCGGTCGCTTGTGGATCTCCTCGTCGAGCGCGCGGGATACGTCGCCTTCGACGACGCCCGAAGGCGACTCGACCGGCCGCACCTCAAGCTCGAGGCCGATCGGCTCTGCTGGCTCGGCGTGATCGAGAGGAGACTCCGGGGTGACATGGCCGTGGCGACGCTGCGCGCGGGGTGCGGTCTCTTCAACGACTGGTACCGCGCGCGACGGTGAGTCCAGGATTCAGACGCGTGGTAGCCTGACCCCATTGAGGAGGCATGCCGGTGCCGGAGTCGCGACGCAGTAATAAGGTGGGCCGAAAAGGCGAAGCCCGGGCGAAACTCGTCCCCCGCGGGCAGCTCGCCTCCCTGGGTGCGA is a window of Acidobacteriota bacterium DNA encoding:
- a CDS encoding glycosyltransferase family 2 protein; the protein is MSPEAKGPPAPALSLVIPAYNEEVRLSGSLDAVARFASSYPAGCEVILVDDGSSDRTAEIARGFAAKHRLSRVLVNERNRGKGYSIRRGVLDATGDTILISDADLSTPLTEAAKLLERLKAMGEGIAIGSRGLAGSNVEIRQNALRELMGRTFNLVVRSMTGLPFRDTQCGFKAMSRRIAEPIFRRARVDRFSWDVEILYVARKRGVKIEEIPVTWRNAPGSKVGILSAPIEMLRDVIRIRRWYRQGVYDPPEGSGSSGSLG